DNA sequence from the Streptomyces sp. CA-210063 genome:
CGGAGGCGGTACGGCAGCTGCGCGGCACCGCGGTGAACCAGGTCCCGGGGGCGGAACGGGTATTGGTCACGGCGGGTACGGGCGTGCCGACCTCGGGGTTGGTGCTGGGAACGGACGGGTGAGCGGTCGGGGTGCGGCGGCTGAGGGGAGCATCAGGTACCCCGGGCCCGGTGCCGTACAACCCGGGCAGGTGCTTCTCAGGGGTACACCCTCAGTACATGGGGGCCGTTCATCCACCTTCAGTAGGTGGGGCCTGCCCCACTCCTACAACCTGAGGGGGATTCGTCTTCGGGACCTGCGGCCGATCCGCCGGGCGGGGCCCGCTCCTAGCGTGGAGCCATGACCACACCCGTCTGCACCAGCGCTTCGAAGGCCGCTGCACCCGTGACGCGGACTCTCTCGACCCCGGCCCGAGCGACCTCGACCCGGCCGACCTCGGCCCGATCGACCTCGACCCGGCCGGCCCTGTCGAGCCTGACGAACCTGTCGTACCCGTCGTTCGCGGCGTACGTGAAGGCCCGCCAGCCGGTGCTGCTGCGCACCGCCAGGTCGCTGACCGCGAACCCGAGCGACGCCGAGGACCTGCTGCAGACCGCGCTGGCCAAGACGTACGTCGCCTGGGAGCGCATCGAGGACCACCGGGCCCTCGACGGCTATGTGCGCCGGGCGCTGCTGAACACGCGCACGTCGCAGTGGCGCAAGCGCAAGGTGGACGAGTTCGCGTGCGACGAGCTGCCCGAGCCCGAGGGGGTCCAGAGCGCGGACCCGGCCGAACAGCAGGCGCTGCACGACGCGATGTGGCGGGCGATCATGAAGCTGCCGGCGCGGCAGCGGGCGATGGTCGTCCTCAGGTATTACGAGGACCTGAGCGAGGTACAGACGGCCGAGGTCCTCGGCGTCTCGGTCGGCACGGTGAAGTCGGCGGTGTCGCGCGCGCTGGGGAAGCTGCGCGAGGACCCCGAGCTGGAACCCGTGCGGTAGCTCGTTCGTTGGCCGGTCAGGCGGCTTCACGCAACCGGCTCGCCGGATGACTCTCTCTGATCGATCATCCTGTGACCTAGTGACATACCGCTCGGTATGCGAGCAGAATCAGCGCGACCGTTACCACCGCGTTGGCAGAGCCGCCCCGGGAGGACGCCGTGCTGAGCACCATGCAGGACGTACCGCTGTTGATCTCCAGGATCCTGACCCACGGACAGGTCATCCACGGGACGTCGCAGGTGATCACCTGGACCGGCGAGGCTGAGCCTCATCGCCGCTCCTTCGCCGAGATCGGCGCCCGCGCCGCGCAGCTGGCACACGCCCTGCGCGACGACCTCGGAGTCGACGGCGACGAACGGGTCGCGACTCTCATGTGGAACAACTCGGAGCATGTCGAGGCATACTTCGCGATCCCCTCCATGGGGGCCGTCCTCCACACCCTGAATCTGCGGCTGCCCCCCGAGCAGCTCGCCTGGATCGTCCACCACGCCGCCGACCGGGTAATCATCGCCAACGGTTCGCTGCTCCCCCTCCTCGCGCCGCTCCTCCCGCACCTCAAGCCGGTGGAGCACGTCGTCGTCTCCGGGCCCGGCGACCGGTCGCTGCTCGCCGGAGCGAGCGTCCAGGTGCACGAGTACGAGGACCTGATCGCCGGCAAGCCGACCACGTACGACTGGCCCGAGCTGGACGAACGCACGGCCGCGGCCATGTGTTACACCTCCGGCACCACCGGCGACCCCAAGGGCGTCGTCTACTCCCACCGCTCGATCTATCTGCACTCCATGCAGATCAACATGGCCCAGTCCATGGGCCTGACGGACGCGGACCTCTCCCTCGTCGTCGTCCCGCAGTTCCACGTCAACGCCTGGGGTGTGCCGCACGCGACCTTCATGACCGGCGTCAACATGCTGATGCCGGACCGGTTCCTGCAGCCCGGCCCGCTCGCCGAGATGATCGAGACGCAGAAGCCGAC
Encoded proteins:
- a CDS encoding SigE family RNA polymerase sigma factor gives rise to the protein MTTPVCTSASKAAAPVTRTLSTPARATSTRPTSARSTSTRPALSSLTNLSYPSFAAYVKARQPVLLRTARSLTANPSDAEDLLQTALAKTYVAWERIEDHRALDGYVRRALLNTRTSQWRKRKVDEFACDELPEPEGVQSADPAEQQALHDAMWRAIMKLPARQRAMVVLRYYEDLSEVQTAEVLGVSVGTVKSAVSRALGKLREDPELEPVR